In Saccharolobus solfataricus, a genomic segment contains:
- a CDS encoding DUF981 family protein: protein MVFIDNLGLMLFILPLVSVLIAYTTVQAFIGFRKTGYEAIKRSLDDSILPAAILGTIIIILSLWGEFSWTLPGSYNILFYDVYLLLGITILSYSVTVYMGKRLQSTGIFALFVGLITIYYGASGYNLGLTKEPLALLALYTTYGIAGILGYPVTLALDRLRDQQGVKDPKLEGWMYAFFILFWIFVIIAGIIGAFIAVETIPAHLAHPP, encoded by the coding sequence ATGGTTTTCATTGATAACTTGGGTTTAATGTTATTTATATTACCGTTAGTATCAGTGTTAATAGCTTATACTACAGTTCAAGCTTTCATAGGATTTAGAAAGACTGGTTATGAGGCAATAAAGAGAAGTCTTGATGACTCAATACTTCCGGCTGCAATTCTTGGTACGATAATTATAATACTGAGCTTATGGGGGGAATTCTCTTGGACTTTACCAGGGAGCTATAACATATTGTTTTATGACGTGTACTTATTGCTGGGCATTACGATCCTTTCCTATTCAGTTACCGTATACATGGGAAAGAGATTACAGAGTACTGGAATTTTCGCCTTATTCGTAGGCTTAATAACTATATACTATGGTGCTTCAGGCTATAACTTGGGACTAACTAAAGAACCGTTAGCACTATTAGCCCTATACACTACTTATGGAATAGCTGGTATTCTAGGATACCCAGTAACCTTAGCGTTGGACAGACTTAGAGATCAACAAGGAGTTAAGGATCCAAAGCTAGAAGGATGGATGTACGCATTCTTCATACTATTCTGGATATTTGTTATAATTGCAGGGATTATAGGTGCGTTCATTGCAGTTGAGACTATCCCAGCTCATCTTGCACATCCTCCATAA
- a CDS encoding hemerythrin domain-containing protein: MLSLVLTLDHRRLEGLIDELLANPNLSLYGVIWKAYKNHIYWEEEILFKRVTDTSLLAIIRGLETEHGSMWILLKQTEELLRSNEIEGAREKIREFMRVLLEHDGAEEGSIYQFLESLSDEEQARLILEDIALAEPPRDWKCHAIT; the protein is encoded by the coding sequence ATGCTATCACTTGTTTTAACATTAGACCACAGAAGACTTGAGGGTTTAATAGATGAATTATTGGCAAATCCCAATCTTTCTCTTTACGGCGTAATATGGAAAGCATATAAAAATCACATTTATTGGGAAGAGGAAATTCTATTTAAAAGGGTTACAGACACATCTTTACTTGCCATTATAAGAGGTTTGGAGACTGAACATGGAAGTATGTGGATACTACTAAAACAAACAGAGGAGCTATTAAGATCTAATGAGATTGAAGGAGCAAGGGAGAAAATACGCGAGTTCATGAGAGTACTTTTGGAGCATGATGGTGCTGAGGAGGGAAGTATATATCAGTTTTTAGAGTCTCTATCAGATGAGGAACAAGCTAGGCTAATCTTGGAAGACATAGCATTAGCAGAACCTCCAAGAGATTGGAAATGCCACGCAATTACCTAA
- a CDS encoding IS607 family transposase yields MLRPKEACQRLGISYATLREYVKKGYIKPVILQSGKWRFREEDVEKLMGIVKRRKVVLYARVSSSTQKDDLVNQVKYLEEQVKEYDQVITDIGSGLNMKRKGFLKLLRMILNNEVSRVVIAYPDRLVRFGFEILEEVCKSHNCEIVVINQEDKTPEEELVEDLVSILVLFSGKLYGMRSHEYEKVKKCVEELKA; encoded by the coding sequence ATGCTAAGACCTAAGGAAGCATGCCAAAGACTAGGAATATCCTATGCAACACTTAGAGAATACGTTAAGAAAGGATACATAAAACCAGTTATACTACAGAGCGGAAAATGGAGATTCAGAGAAGAAGACGTAGAGAAATTAATGGGAATAGTGAAAAGGAGAAAGGTGGTACTTTACGCCAGAGTATCATCTTCCACGCAAAAAGACGATCTAGTAAACCAAGTGAAGTACCTAGAGGAACAAGTCAAAGAATACGACCAAGTTATCACAGACATAGGTTCCGGGTTAAACATGAAGAGAAAGGGGTTCTTGAAGTTGTTGAGAATGATATTAAACAACGAAGTATCACGCGTAGTTATTGCTTACCCAGACAGACTTGTTAGATTCGGCTTCGAAATCCTAGAGGAAGTGTGCAAATCACACAACTGTGAAATAGTAGTAATAAACCAAGAGGACAAGACACCGGAAGAAGAATTGGTTGAAGACTTAGTCTCAATACTAGTCTTGTTCAGTGGGAAACTGTATGGTATGAGAAGTCATGAATACGAAAAGGTGAAGAAATGTGTTGAAGAACTTAAGGCTTAA
- a CDS encoding sulfurtransferase TusA family protein produces the protein MSQEVRIAKTLDARGMYCPGPVLETAKAIKQINVGEVLEILATDPAAKPDIEAWARRTGNQIVDIQQQGGVTRILIKRVK, from the coding sequence ATGTCTCAAGAGGTTAGGATTGCGAAAACGTTAGATGCTAGGGGTATGTATTGCCCTGGTCCAGTTTTGGAGACAGCTAAGGCAATTAAACAAATAAATGTTGGTGAGGTTTTGGAGATATTGGCTACTGATCCAGCAGCTAAGCCAGATATTGAGGCTTGGGCTAGAAGGACTGGAAACCAAATAGTAGATATACAACAACAAGGAGGAGTAACAAGAATATTAATAAAAAGAGTGAAATAA
- a CDS encoding acetate--CoA ligase family protein, translating to MDELNYLFKPRSIAVVGASRHKEKVGNVIFRNLLSTFQGKLYPINTKAEDVEGVKAYKSVKEIPDDIDLGVIAVPREVVPQTMEEFVEKGVKASIVITAGFREVGEEKLENEVISIARKGGIRVLGPNTFGIITPEFNATFTYTDVKRGNVGLVVQSGGLGVYMLNWAQKYRIGISYMVSLGNQADVKEYEVINYLSKDAETRAIFVYLEGVSDGNAFLEELPEATRRKPVVFLKGGVSSSGASAAKTHTGSLAGSFEVFKAAVNTIGGILVDNLHDMLNLAKILMYSEPISEELLVITNSGGHGVLVSDEIDKNGLRLVEIPEWMKKELTKILPPTSLPKNPLDLTGDADRERYHNALKIVSSLDCTKLVIVQSLPMVSCSDVARVISNFKGKGVIGVTMGLDEDMALKILETTGIPGYTFPEDAVKAIKYYTSRPTPRKKIRTVQPIEAALELVKGKKTLKDFEALKLMEIYGIRTPKWGLANNENEAQNVADSIGYPVVMKISPDTPLHKTELKGVVVNVEKEDVKKVYSELSKITSRVLIQQQLNGLEVFIGGLKDPVFGHVILIGSGGIYVEVLKNVAYALSPVYEDEAQELLVESKIHDMLNARKRGYDESSIIRAITRVSRMIVDLNVKEMDINPLFVNENGAFAVDVRIVLE from the coding sequence ATGGACGAATTAAACTACTTGTTTAAGCCTAGGAGCATTGCAGTTGTTGGTGCCTCAAGGCATAAGGAGAAAGTTGGAAACGTTATATTTAGAAATTTGCTCTCTACATTTCAAGGTAAATTATATCCAATTAATACCAAAGCGGAAGACGTTGAGGGAGTAAAGGCTTACAAAAGCGTAAAGGAAATCCCTGATGATATTGATTTAGGCGTAATTGCTGTTCCCAGAGAAGTTGTTCCTCAAACAATGGAAGAATTTGTAGAAAAAGGAGTGAAAGCTTCCATAGTAATTACTGCCGGATTTAGGGAAGTTGGCGAGGAAAAATTGGAAAACGAGGTAATAAGTATCGCACGAAAAGGAGGGATTAGGGTTTTAGGACCAAACACCTTTGGAATTATTACACCGGAATTTAATGCGACCTTTACTTACACCGACGTAAAGAGAGGAAATGTAGGTTTAGTGGTTCAAAGCGGTGGGCTAGGAGTTTATATGTTGAACTGGGCTCAGAAGTATCGGATAGGGATAAGCTATATGGTGAGTTTAGGCAATCAAGCTGATGTGAAGGAATATGAAGTCATCAATTACCTATCAAAGGACGCTGAGACTAGAGCAATATTCGTTTATTTAGAAGGGGTATCAGATGGAAATGCTTTCCTTGAAGAACTACCCGAGGCTACTAGAAGAAAACCTGTGGTCTTTTTGAAAGGAGGAGTCAGTAGTAGCGGAGCTTCGGCTGCTAAAACACATACTGGCAGTTTAGCTGGATCATTTGAGGTGTTTAAAGCAGCTGTTAATACAATAGGTGGGATCTTAGTGGATAACCTTCACGACATGTTAAACTTGGCTAAGATATTAATGTACTCTGAACCGATAAGTGAGGAACTCTTAGTTATAACTAACTCTGGTGGACATGGTGTACTAGTTTCTGATGAGATAGACAAAAATGGGCTTAGACTGGTGGAAATCCCAGAATGGATGAAGAAAGAACTAACTAAAATACTCCCACCTACATCCCTTCCTAAAAATCCCCTTGATCTAACTGGAGACGCCGATAGGGAGAGATATCACAATGCGTTGAAAATCGTTAGCAGTCTAGATTGTACTAAATTGGTGATAGTACAGTCCTTACCCATGGTAAGTTGTAGTGACGTTGCTAGGGTTATATCCAATTTCAAAGGGAAAGGAGTGATTGGCGTAACCATGGGCTTAGATGAGGATATGGCATTAAAAATATTGGAAACGACCGGAATTCCAGGATATACTTTTCCAGAGGATGCTGTAAAAGCGATTAAATATTACACTTCTAGACCAACACCCAGAAAGAAAATAAGGACTGTACAGCCGATCGAGGCTGCTTTAGAATTAGTTAAGGGGAAAAAGACTCTCAAGGATTTTGAAGCTCTGAAACTTATGGAAATTTACGGGATTAGGACTCCGAAATGGGGATTAGCCAATAACGAGAATGAGGCACAAAACGTTGCAGATAGTATAGGTTATCCGGTAGTGATGAAGATATCTCCAGATACCCCACTACATAAAACTGAACTTAAGGGAGTAGTAGTTAACGTTGAGAAAGAGGACGTTAAGAAAGTTTATAGCGAATTGTCAAAGATAACTAGCAGAGTACTAATCCAACAGCAATTAAACGGACTGGAAGTATTTATAGGAGGTTTGAAAGATCCAGTATTTGGTCATGTAATATTAATAGGCAGTGGTGGAATTTACGTTGAAGTGCTTAAGAACGTAGCTTATGCTCTTTCACCAGTATACGAGGATGAGGCACAAGAGTTATTAGTTGAGAGCAAGATTCACGATATGTTGAATGCAAGAAAGAGAGGATATGATGAGAGCTCAATAATAAGGGCAATTACTAGAGTATCAAGAATGATAGTTGATTTGAACGTAAAGGAAATGGATATCAATCCTCTGTTCGTCAACGAGAACGGTGCCTTTGCTGTAGATGTGAGAATCGTATTAGAGTAA
- a CDS encoding DNA-binding protein → MQKLQNTEKILIILSHGCATLERLEEKTGIPREELLVYLTRLYNRGLIYRKWQKYGGKKFREYCLKNRDEILR, encoded by the coding sequence GTGCAAAAACTTCAAAATACTGAGAAAATATTGATAATATTATCTCATGGATGTGCTACTTTAGAGCGTTTAGAGGAAAAGACTGGAATACCAAGAGAAGAGCTACTAGTTTACCTGACCAGACTGTATAATAGGGGGTTAATCTATAGAAAGTGGCAAAAATATGGAGGGAAAAAGTTCAGGGAATATTGTTTAAAAAACAGAGATGAGATTTTACGTTAA
- a CDS encoding peptidase U32 family protein: MKLVVATNFDDSLLEGLKRYPDVKYIFGSFKRTITGHGRAGFIVPHIKEEQFETHISLAHSYGIKFLYTMNTNTLLGKEYDTEFIGKVMKEVDKLVNFGVDGFIVALPFLIRLIRTEYPDLEVSASSFSRIRNVREVEEYTNLGVNTIIMHEDANRDFKLLKEVAALSRANRFEIELILNNSCLYGCPFRLTHDNISSVTSMVNGVNDVWFEYPVLLCATDVLNDPANLIRSRWIRPEDIKYYEEIGINRFKIAGRNKKTDWILRVVKAYAERKYEGDLLDLVSYPQGRAATKAVQMVNGPSSYFILTSVRIDNTKFPKGWIKFFFTNDCDTRSCKECKYCDIVAERVMTVNGEPFKSSEWSIRQPYPINIIPKFKERK; encoded by the coding sequence ATGAAGTTGGTAGTTGCGACAAATTTTGATGATTCCTTGTTAGAAGGATTAAAGAGGTACCCGGATGTTAAATATATTTTCGGTAGTTTTAAGAGGACTATAACAGGACATGGTAGGGCTGGTTTTATTGTACCCCATATTAAGGAAGAACAATTCGAGACTCATATTAGTTTAGCGCACTCCTATGGTATAAAATTTCTTTACACAATGAATACTAACACGTTATTAGGCAAGGAATATGATACGGAATTTATTGGTAAAGTAATGAAAGAGGTTGACAAGTTAGTAAATTTCGGAGTTGATGGTTTTATAGTTGCATTGCCGTTTCTGATAAGACTTATAAGAACTGAATACCCTGACTTGGAAGTTTCTGCGTCTTCCTTTTCTAGAATTCGGAACGTAAGGGAAGTTGAGGAGTATACGAATTTAGGCGTTAACACTATAATTATGCATGAGGATGCAAATAGGGATTTCAAATTACTGAAAGAAGTGGCTGCATTATCAAGAGCTAATAGATTTGAAATAGAATTAATACTTAATAATTCTTGTCTTTATGGATGTCCATTTAGACTTACACATGATAATATTTCCTCAGTCACTTCAATGGTAAACGGAGTAAATGACGTTTGGTTTGAGTACCCCGTACTGTTATGTGCAACCGATGTTTTAAACGACCCAGCGAATTTGATAAGGAGTAGGTGGATTAGACCAGAGGATATAAAATACTATGAGGAGATAGGGATAAATAGATTTAAAATTGCAGGTAGAAATAAAAAGACGGATTGGATATTAAGAGTAGTAAAAGCTTATGCTGAGAGGAAGTACGAAGGAGATCTCTTAGATCTCGTTAGCTATCCTCAAGGGAGAGCAGCTACTAAGGCAGTTCAGATGGTTAATGGACCTTCATCCTACTTTATACTGACTTCGGTAAGGATAGATAATACTAAGTTCCCTAAGGGATGGATAAAGTTCTTTTTCACTAACGATTGTGATACGAGAAGCTGTAAGGAATGTAAATATTGCGATATCGTAGCTGAAAGAGTAATGACTGTAAATGGAGAACCGTTTAAGAGCAGTGAATGGAGCATAAGGCAACCTTATCCGATCAATATAATACCGAAATTTAAAGAAAGAAAATAA
- a CDS encoding ribbon-helix-helix protein, CopG family, protein MSELISVRLKKEIVKEIDEIVSRGIFPSRNEALNFLMILRFK, encoded by the coding sequence ATGAGTGAACTAATCTCCGTTAGGTTAAAAAAGGAAATAGTAAAGGAAATTGATGAGATAGTATCTAGAGGGATTTTTCCATCCAGAAATGAAGCGCTAAACTTTCTAATGATACTAAGGTTTAAATGA
- a CDS encoding TIGR00266 family protein: MPQYEILGKDLQYLKVMLGEGEAIYVDAGHMIAKQSSVTMKTTMRGGFFGALKREITGGSFFVTELYGPGEVYLSGVFPGPIVQIQLQGNGILAESHSFLCAENGVNYDATLNKLSVGWLGGEGIFLAKFRGTGNVFLHAYGGLIERYLDPGERLQVEAAHLMAFEEGMRYGIQRVGGIKSILFSGEGLFFVDIEGPGKVWLHTLTVEQLAASLRPYLPQGQQGGPSFNIGI, translated from the coding sequence ATGCCACAGTATGAAATTCTTGGAAAAGATTTACAGTACTTAAAAGTAATGTTAGGTGAAGGTGAAGCAATTTACGTGGATGCTGGGCACATGATCGCAAAACAAAGTTCAGTAACAATGAAGACGACTATGAGAGGCGGATTTTTCGGTGCGTTAAAGAGGGAGATAACTGGCGGATCGTTCTTTGTAACTGAACTTTATGGTCCAGGAGAAGTATACTTATCTGGTGTCTTCCCGGGCCCAATAGTCCAAATACAACTACAAGGTAATGGAATTTTAGCGGAGTCCCATTCTTTCTTATGTGCGGAAAACGGTGTAAATTATGATGCTACCTTAAATAAGCTAAGTGTAGGATGGTTGGGAGGAGAAGGTATATTTTTGGCCAAGTTTAGGGGAACTGGGAATGTATTCCTACACGCCTACGGAGGCTTAATTGAGAGATACCTTGACCCCGGAGAGAGGTTGCAAGTTGAAGCTGCTCATTTAATGGCATTTGAAGAAGGTATGAGATATGGCATTCAGCGGGTTGGAGGAATAAAGTCCATATTATTCTCTGGAGAAGGCCTGTTCTTCGTAGATATCGAAGGGCCAGGGAAAGTATGGTTACACACATTGACAGTTGAACAGTTGGCAGCGTCATTAAGGCCATACTTACCTCAAGGTCAACAAGGTGGTCCAAGTTTCAATATAGGGATATAA
- a CDS encoding MFS transporter, with protein MKDKIIFSVNIIRFSSLTAIWTYTGIALYDFYHLSSLLVIIYYSLGYPILVISYILAGYLADSIGTKNTIVVSLFLTSIVLFLGFFLTNGVCGIIILSIQAFLNSLYITSSSTATGNLSSPSVKDLLLSFSRFRAGINLGWVIGPIIGGLLYYYLGWNFILLLGSLGNLISIPIVYKLDNRKSVNNVVNRKYFIKPSKYLMEIILVQFIFAFVASQILFGFTVYSTNILKIPSLLIGYFISLNSLLSALFQEPIGRYMIKLNLKYMYILGSFVFSMSYLSIFYLGNIIGLTLFIIFISLGEIILNPIILSISYIVSYKYHSKEIGMAMGFTRMAEGLGRAFSTSVTAYLFSIHDYEVSFTLLSLIGIIGLIVNRVVYTSLEN; from the coding sequence CTGAAAGATAAAATTATTTTTTCTGTAAATATTATAAGATTTTCATCATTAACCGCAATATGGACTTATACTGGTATAGCTCTTTATGATTTTTATCACTTATCATCATTATTAGTCATTATATATTATTCTCTTGGTTATCCTATATTAGTAATATCCTATATTTTAGCTGGTTATCTAGCTGACAGTATAGGAACAAAAAATACTATTGTAGTCTCATTATTTTTAACGTCTATAGTATTATTTTTAGGCTTCTTTTTAACTAATGGTGTATGCGGAATAATAATATTAAGTATTCAGGCATTTCTTAATTCGCTATACATTACTTCATCTTCTACAGCTACTGGTAATTTGAGTTCTCCCTCTGTAAAAGATCTTTTATTATCTTTTTCTAGATTTAGAGCAGGGATAAATTTAGGTTGGGTCATCGGACCTATAATAGGTGGTTTATTATATTACTATCTTGGATGGAATTTTATTCTTCTTTTAGGTAGTTTAGGAAATTTAATTTCTATACCTATAGTTTATAAATTAGATAATAGAAAAAGCGTTAATAACGTAGTTAATAGAAAATACTTCATTAAACCATCTAAATATTTAATGGAGATTATTCTAGTTCAATTCATATTTGCGTTTGTAGCTTCACAAATACTCTTTGGCTTTACGGTTTATTCTACTAATATTCTTAAAATTCCTAGTTTATTAATAGGTTATTTTATTTCCTTAAATAGTTTATTAAGTGCTTTATTTCAAGAACCCATAGGAAGATATATGATAAAATTAAATTTGAAGTACATGTATATTTTAGGTTCATTTGTCTTTTCTATGTCGTATTTAAGTATTTTCTATCTTGGAAATATAATTGGATTGACACTATTTATAATATTTATATCATTAGGTGAAATTATTTTAAATCCAATAATTTTATCAATTTCTTATATAGTATCATATAAATATCATAGTAAAGAAATAGGTATGGCAATGGGATTTACTAGGATGGCAGAAGGACTTGGAAGAGCCTTTTCTACTTCAGTTACAGCTTATCTGTTTTCTATTCATGACTATGAGGTAAGCTTTACTCTACTTTCTTTAATAGGTATAATAGGTCTTATTGTAAATAGAGTTGTTTATACTTCATTAGAAAACTAG
- a CDS encoding potassium channel family protein translates to MNKERVWNRIIIPLLENLVAPYSVVRRIYVQIILLGVAVLINAVVFITYQHLDWISAIYAGVNVVTTVGLYSPNIYQMPSNEKIILTLTIILAVGLYTSIVQSIIATLISRSTWNDVKARWRGKHMKGHTILIGNGSELLSAVRRLNRLSIDYIVLTTSKDIADKIKGDNVILGDPKDDNTLLSAGVKEAKNAIVMLEDDMEALLVTLKLQKLNPPLQVIVAIRDDSLRDLFNTAGADLVISREDIIGRIAASAAVSTNIAGLIFPERSGDMIIGIFHVTKKRRIKDLPDGVVPLAIIRGNRIDPFFTKETELNIGEQLVVLGNPSTFREVKELLE, encoded by the coding sequence ATGAACAAGGAGAGAGTTTGGAATAGGATTATAATACCCCTTTTAGAAAATTTAGTCGCACCGTATTCTGTTGTTAGAAGGATTTACGTTCAAATCATCCTTTTAGGGGTTGCAGTCCTCATAAATGCTGTAGTTTTCATAACTTATCAACATTTAGATTGGATTTCAGCAATTTACGCTGGTGTTAACGTTGTAACTACTGTAGGACTATACTCTCCAAATATATATCAAATGCCCTCAAACGAGAAGATAATACTAACGTTAACGATTATTCTAGCCGTGGGATTATATACTAGTATTGTTCAAAGTATAATAGCTACACTTATAAGCAGATCCACATGGAATGATGTAAAAGCAAGATGGAGGGGAAAACATATGAAAGGGCATACAATTCTAATAGGGAATGGCAGTGAATTATTAAGTGCCGTAAGAAGATTAAATAGATTAAGTATAGATTACATCGTTTTGACCACGTCTAAAGATATTGCAGATAAAATTAAAGGGGATAACGTAATATTAGGGGATCCCAAGGATGATAATACCCTACTAAGTGCTGGTGTAAAAGAAGCTAAGAATGCAATAGTCATGCTAGAAGACGATATGGAAGCGTTATTGGTTACGCTTAAATTACAAAAACTTAATCCACCATTGCAAGTTATTGTCGCAATTAGGGATGACTCGTTAAGGGATTTGTTTAATACGGCAGGGGCTGATTTAGTAATATCCAGAGAAGATATAATTGGGAGAATAGCTGCAAGTGCAGCAGTCTCTACAAACATAGCAGGTTTGATATTTCCAGAAAGATCTGGAGACATGATTATAGGGATATTCCACGTTACGAAAAAGAGGAGAATTAAGGACTTACCAGATGGCGTAGTACCCTTAGCCATAATAAGAGGAAATAGGATAGATCCATTCTTCACTAAGGAAACAGAGTTAAATATTGGAGAGCAACTAGTAGTTTTAGGAAATCCCTCTACATTTCGAGAGGTAAAGGAACTGTTGGAATGA
- a CDS encoding IS5-like element ISC1234 family transposase: MGVEGSTMARTLRHIPNLMYYPLPPIEDMPWREKWLTEIKPVLDAMDLERVLGEGALVYLKLLIVMVLYSCSYRDAVKMVNVNVVVAWFVGRKVGKSTLHDFVGRLYGVRKKLLEISFKLEEKCLPSYLPASAHLVDFMAWLVDSFLLDLPPGKRSVETFREKAELERREGNLERARKLLSLGRTKRRFEGRWTKKRGVSHYGLKAVAVISVSLFVRSITVKPANFSDKRFKSPLKGIKITDRGFSPSPTQLIAREKPFTTLRVHVEFFGTYLNAFWRPYGTTTWRNDVFLHVLGVIYNIKMFLAIQRRTPPGRRAVQL; the protein is encoded by the coding sequence ATGGGAGTAGAGGGTAGTACCATGGCAAGAACATTAAGACACATACCAAACTTGATGTACTACCCTCTTCCCCCAATAGAGGATATGCCGTGGAGGGAAAAATGGTTAACGGAGATCAAGCCCGTGCTGGACGCTATGGATTTGGAGAGGGTTCTTGGCGAGGGCGCGCTGGTTTACCTGAAGTTGTTAATCGTCATGGTGCTCTACTCCTGCTCCTATAGGGACGCGGTGAAAATGGTCAACGTGAACGTGGTCGTGGCCTGGTTCGTGGGGAGGAAGGTGGGGAAGAGCACGCTGCACGACTTCGTGGGCAGGTTGTACGGGGTGAGGAAGAAGTTGTTGGAGATTTCCTTCAAGCTTGAGGAGAAGTGCCTACCCAGTTACCTCCCTGCGAGCGCGCATCTCGTGGACTTCATGGCGTGGCTAGTGGACTCCTTCCTACTGGACTTACCTCCTGGGAAGAGGAGCGTGGAGACCTTTCGGGAGAAGGCGGAGCTGGAGAGGAGGGAAGGTAACCTGGAGAGGGCCAGGAAGCTGCTCTCCCTGGGGAGAACCAAGAGGAGGTTCGAGGGAAGGTGGACCAAGAAGAGAGGGGTCTCGCACTACGGGCTCAAGGCAGTGGCCGTGATCTCCGTCTCCCTCTTCGTGAGGTCCATCACGGTGAAGCCGGCCAACTTCTCGGACAAGAGGTTCAAGTCACCGCTCAAGGGGATTAAGATCACGGACAGGGGATTCTCTCCCTCCCCGACACAGCTCATAGCGCGGGAGAAGCCCTTCACTACCCTGAGGGTCCACGTGGAGTTCTTCGGCACCTACCTGAACGCGTTCTGGAGGCCCTACGGGACCACGACCTGGAGGAACGACGTCTTCCTTCACGTCCTGGGAGTGATCTACAACATCAAGATGTTCCTCGCGATCCAACGGAGGACTCCTCCAGGACGTAGAGCCGTTCAGCTCTGA
- a CDS encoding ISH3-like element ISC1359 family transposase — protein MKHENTTKPAKFNRDFARSALKIIYSILTKILFPEELLSALLKASGSYLSRLGKDGRRALRKLNAVQVEDVRDALKKMGRMTLRGVRNRRVAVDFHAIPQYHADKSFLSRIKPTKGTSWGLVQAAIFLLGRTRSFLDVIPVTVKNVAEGFKAVMEVIVKELEEDKLRLVMVFADREFAVNEVIRYLLELGLDFVISAKAQMYKKYKGMLQDVDVSFGGVRYTGFLCVRHGSGAYLIILRKEDDKIIAFLVRREMDLYDAIVLAEMYRERWGIENVFRSLEEFRIRTRTCDVRKELVLVLLSYLLLNVWFLIRSWRKVKLWEFSVSLSNLLDREVRVEQERAFREVKTSFP, from the coding sequence ATGAAGCATGAGAATACAACTAAACCGGCGAAGTTCAACCGGGACTTCGCCAGGTCCGCCCTCAAGATAATTTACTCGATCCTCACTAAAATACTTTTCCCTGAGGAACTCCTCAGTGCCTTGCTTAAGGCGAGTGGGAGCTACCTAAGCAGGTTGGGAAAAGATGGGAGAAGAGCGTTGAGAAAGTTGAACGCGGTTCAAGTTGAGGACGTGAGGGATGCGTTGAAGAAAATGGGAAGGATGACGTTAAGGGGAGTCAGGAACAGGAGGGTAGCAGTGGACTTCCATGCCATACCTCAATACCACGCTGACAAGAGTTTCTTGAGTAGGATAAAGCCAACTAAGGGGACGTCGTGGGGACTGGTTCAAGCTGCGATCTTCCTCCTGGGGAGGACGAGGAGCTTCTTGGACGTGATCCCAGTGACCGTGAAGAACGTAGCTGAAGGTTTCAAGGCGGTGATGGAGGTAATCGTGAAGGAGTTGGAGGAGGACAAGCTGAGGCTCGTCATGGTCTTCGCGGACAGGGAGTTCGCGGTGAACGAAGTGATTAGATACCTCTTGGAGTTGGGCTTGGACTTCGTCATATCTGCCAAGGCCCAGATGTACAAGAAGTACAAGGGGATGTTGCAAGATGTGGATGTGAGTTTTGGCGGAGTTAGATATACTGGATTTCTCTGCGTGAGACATGGGAGCGGAGCTTATCTCATTATCCTGAGGAAGGAAGACGACAAGATTATTGCCTTCCTCGTGAGGAGGGAGATGGATCTTTATGATGCCATAGTCCTTGCCGAGATGTATAGGGAGAGGTGGGGGATTGAGAATGTTTTTCGCTCTCTTGAGGAGTTCAGGATCAGGACTAGGACTTGTGACGTGAGGAAGGAACTGGTTCTCGTTCTGCTTTCCTATCTTCTCTTGAATGTCTGGTTCCTGATCCGTTCTTGGAGGAAGGTAAAGTTGTGGGAGTTCTCGGTCTCCCTCTCGAATCTCCTCGATCGGGAGGTAAGAGTGGAACAAGAACGCGCGTTCCGTGAAGTGAAGACGTCATTCCCCTAG